From a single Nostoc sp. MS1 genomic region:
- a CDS encoding peptidoglycan-binding domain-containing protein, translating into MNWKVIALAPVLALAAALPGYSMTKDKNHAANTATHAANTTTHVAQASQKTHTMKITRSLPKASIKRKSNNVAQRESTLKVGSRGETVKTAQNSLKQKGFYTASVNGVFDNKTRAAVVKFQKSRGLKADGIIGNRTLAALR; encoded by the coding sequence ATGAATTGGAAAGTAATTGCATTAGCACCTGTTCTAGCTCTAGCTGCTGCTTTACCTGGTTACTCCATGACTAAGGATAAAAATCACGCGGCTAATACTGCTACTCACGCGGCTAATACTACTACCCACGTAGCGCAAGCTAGCCAAAAAACTCATACAATGAAAATAACTCGCTCATTACCTAAAGCCAGTATTAAACGCAAGTCTAATAATGTAGCCCAGCGCGAAAGCACTCTTAAAGTAGGTAGTAGAGGAGAGACAGTTAAAACTGCGCAAAATTCGTTAAAGCAAAAAGGATTTTATACCGCCAGCGTCAATGGTGTGTTTGATAATAAGACACGCGCAGCCGTAGTTAAATTTCAAAAGTCCAGAGGGTTGAAAGCAGACGGAATTATCGGCAATAGAACTTTAGCAGCGCTTAGATAA
- the pstB gene encoding phosphate ABC transporter ATP-binding protein PstB encodes MHYSSNGRSQSDSATLEQHNTIFNVEGVKVYYGGFLALLDVYLQIPQKQIAAFIGPSGCGKSTLLRCFNRMNDLIPGAKVEGRLNYRDRNIYDPKINPVKLRRQVGMVFQRPNPFPKSIYENIAFGPRANGYKGNIDELVEDSLRRAAIWDEVKDKLKEKGTALSGGQQQRLCIARAIAMKPDVLLMDEPCSALDPISTRQVEELCLELKEQYTIIMVTHNMQQASRVADWTAFFNTEIDAGGKRRGKLVEFSPTEQMFNSPNTREAQEYISGRFG; translated from the coding sequence ATGCACTATAGCAGTAACGGTAGAAGTCAATCAGATAGCGCCACGCTAGAACAACACAATACAATCTTTAATGTTGAAGGTGTGAAAGTATATTATGGGGGATTTTTAGCACTTCTAGATGTGTATTTGCAGATTCCCCAGAAACAAATAGCGGCTTTTATTGGCCCTTCTGGATGTGGTAAAAGCACCCTGTTACGTTGCTTCAACCGCATGAATGATTTGATTCCAGGGGCTAAGGTAGAGGGTAGGTTAAATTACCGCGATCGCAATATTTACGACCCCAAAATTAACCCTGTTAAATTACGTCGTCAAGTAGGAATGGTTTTTCAAAGACCAAATCCATTTCCTAAATCAATATACGAAAATATTGCTTTCGGCCCCCGCGCAAATGGATATAAAGGCAATATTGATGAGTTAGTCGAAGACTCTCTCAGACGCGCCGCTATTTGGGATGAAGTCAAAGACAAACTCAAAGAGAAAGGTACAGCTTTATCTGGTGGACAACAACAACGACTCTGCATAGCTAGAGCGATCGCCATGAAACCAGATGTATTATTAATGGATGAACCATGCTCTGCACTTGACCCTATTTCTACTCGTCAAGTCGAAGAACTTTGCCTAGAACTCAAAGAGCAATACACCATCATTATGGTGACGCATAATATGCAGCAAGCCTCCAGAGTGGCAGACTGGACAGCCTTCTTCAATACTGAAATAGATGCAGGTGGTAAACGTCGCGGGAAGTTAGTAGAATTTAGCCCGACAGAACAAATGTTTAATTCTCCTAACACTAGAGAAGCACAAGAATATATCAGTGGACGCTTCGGTTAA
- a CDS encoding PstS family phosphate ABC transporter substrate-binding protein yields the protein MSFRSLFNGCYITSLMLITSSINACSSGQELRSQVSIDGAAVGFPISLAVAEEYGKVKPEAQVSVASSGTGGGISKFCNGEIDIVGASRTIRDEEIKKCKSKNIEFVELPIALDGIAVIANRQNNFAKCLTIKELDKIWSAKSDGKILTWNQVNPKFPNQKLKLYAPASDTGTFDYMTQAVTGKAKNGRTDYTPSHNQNLLVQGVAGDTTALGYVGISYYIQNQDKLNLVAVESPKGKCEKPVPVDNVIKNTYTPLSRPLFIYVSKKSLDSKPAVKEFVNFYLDNSWKWVDSVGYVALPDEAYFKVKQKFAKGETGTKFKKAKPGEPITNFI from the coding sequence GTAGCAGTGGACAAGAATTAAGAAGTCAGGTAAGTATTGACGGAGCGGCTGTTGGTTTTCCGATTTCTCTAGCAGTTGCAGAAGAGTACGGTAAAGTCAAACCTGAAGCACAAGTGAGTGTTGCATCCAGTGGTACTGGTGGCGGTATTAGTAAATTTTGTAATGGGGAAATTGATATCGTTGGTGCTTCTCGTACCATCAGAGATGAAGAAATAAAGAAATGTAAAAGTAAGAATATTGAATTTGTAGAGTTACCCATAGCTTTAGATGGAATTGCAGTTATTGCTAACCGTCAAAATAACTTTGCTAAATGTCTAACTATTAAGGAGCTAGATAAAATTTGGAGTGCTAAATCAGATGGGAAAATATTAACTTGGAATCAAGTTAATCCTAAGTTTCCTAATCAAAAACTTAAGTTATATGCTCCTGCTTCTGACACAGGAACATTCGATTACATGACTCAAGCTGTGACAGGTAAAGCGAAGAACGGGCGCACAGATTATACCCCCAGTCATAACCAAAACCTACTGGTGCAAGGGGTAGCAGGTGATACAACCGCCTTGGGTTATGTGGGCATATCTTATTACATCCAAAACCAAGACAAACTCAATTTAGTGGCGGTAGAAAGTCCTAAAGGCAAGTGTGAAAAACCAGTCCCAGTGGATAACGTAATTAAAAACACTTACACGCCTTTGTCTCGTCCTTTATTTATCTATGTCAGTAAAAAGTCTTTAGATAGTAAGCCAGCAGTCAAAGAGTTTGTAAATTTCTACTTAGATAATTCTTGGAAATGGGTAGATAGCGTTGGTTATGTAGCGCTACCAGATGAAGCCTATTTCAAAGTAAAACAGAAGTTTGCTAAAGGTGAAACTGGAACAAAGTTTAAAAAAGCCAAACCAGGGGAACCAATCACCAATTTTATCTAA
- the pstA gene encoding phosphate ABC transporter permease PstA yields the protein MATSYQRDDELDSTAEFTDNIERREILGKVFELLFLFGLLIGLFVLALLLFDILRDGLGRFLTPGFLTETPSRFPDEGGIRPAIISSIILGIVVIVVTVPIGVGAALYLEEYAPRNWWTAIIEINISNLAGVPSIVYGLLGLGVFNYLLGFGPALISGALTLSLLSLPVIIVTAREAIRAVPNSLRYASYGLGATKWKTISSHVVPYAVPGILTGVIISISRAIGDAASLIVVGAVGFLTFNPGLFQRFMALPIQIYSYITRPEPGFANAAAATIIALLLLILVLNGVAIYIRQRFIIR from the coding sequence ATGGCTACAAGTTATCAACGTGATGATGAATTAGATTCAACGGCGGAATTTACTGATAATATTGAGAGAAGGGAAATCTTAGGTAAAGTATTTGAACTACTCTTTTTATTCGGTTTATTGATTGGCTTATTCGTCCTGGCATTACTACTTTTTGATATCCTCAGAGACGGATTAGGCAGATTTTTAACGCCTGGTTTTTTAACCGAAACCCCTTCCCGTTTTCCAGATGAAGGTGGTATACGCCCTGCAATTATCAGTAGCATTATCTTAGGAATTGTGGTGATTGTGGTAACGGTTCCCATTGGTGTGGGAGCAGCTTTGTATTTAGAAGAGTATGCACCGAGAAATTGGTGGACAGCAATTATTGAGATTAACATTAGTAATCTCGCAGGAGTACCTTCTATTGTTTATGGGTTGCTAGGTTTAGGGGTTTTTAATTACTTACTTGGCTTTGGCCCAGCTTTAATTTCTGGCGCTTTGACTCTCTCTTTGCTGTCTTTACCAGTCATTATTGTGACAGCTAGAGAAGCAATTCGCGCCGTTCCCAACTCCCTCAGATATGCCTCCTACGGGTTAGGTGCTACCAAATGGAAAACTATTAGTAGCCATGTCGTACCCTATGCTGTTCCTGGTATCCTCACAGGGGTAATTATTTCTATATCCCGTGCTATTGGTGATGCAGCTTCTCTCATTGTTGTCGGCGCTGTAGGTTTCCTCACCTTCAACCCTGGTTTATTCCAGAGATTTATGGCGTTACCTATTCAAATCTACAGCTACATTACTCGTCCAGAACCAGGATTTGCTAACGCCGCCGCCGCCACAATTATTGCGTTGTTACTCTTGATTTTAGTGTTGAATGGTGTAGCCATTTATATTAGACAACGCTTCATTATTCGCTAA
- a CDS encoding DUF705 domain-containing protein, translating into MQQFIIYVDVDDTLVRTSSGKRIRIPSTINHIKELKQQNAVLYCWSSGGAEYAKMVAEELGISELFAAFLPKPNMLLDDQNVNDWKYLIQIHPMSCNSMSLDKYRQQVSDNVNFAGYADD; encoded by the coding sequence ATGCAGCAATTTATTATTTATGTTGATGTAGACGATACTCTTGTTCGTACATCTAGCGGTAAACGTATTCGGATTCCATCAACAATCAACCATATCAAAGAACTGAAGCAGCAAAATGCTGTACTTTACTGCTGGAGTTCCGGTGGAGCAGAGTATGCAAAAATGGTTGCTGAAGAACTTGGTATATCAGAACTATTTGCAGCTTTCTTACCTAAACCAAATATGCTACTCGACGATCAGAATGTTAATGATTGGAAGTATTTAATCCAAATTCATCCTATGTCTTGTAATTCCATGAGTTTAGATAAATATAGACAACAAGTTTCTGATAACGTTAACTTTGCTGGCTACGCCGATGATTAG
- a CDS encoding Uma2 family endonuclease: MTYTPPKILTFEEFIAQYGDNTRYELIDGELRDMEPTGPHEAVAGSIAGRIYVEIFNANFNWLVPKTCLIKPPAAEATALRPDVIVLDKAELSKEPRWQKEPVICNGSTIKLVTEVVSTNWQDDYARKVEEYAFLNIPEYWIVDFRGLGGLQFIGNPKQPTFTVCHLVNSVYEQQKYRLGDTIHSYLLPNLQLKLDDIMPN; encoded by the coding sequence ATGACCTACACACCACCTAAAATACTCACCTTTGAGGAATTTATCGCCCAATATGGTGATAATACTCGTTATGAACTAATTGATGGGGAATTAAGAGACATGGAACCTACAGGCCCCCATGAAGCTGTGGCTGGTAGTATTGCAGGTAGAATCTATGTCGAAATATTTAATGCAAATTTTAACTGGTTGGTTCCTAAAACTTGTCTAATTAAACCACCTGCGGCTGAGGCTACAGCATTACGTCCTGATGTCATAGTTTTAGATAAAGCAGAACTGAGTAAAGAACCACGTTGGCAAAAGGAACCTGTGATTTGTAACGGTAGTACCATCAAACTTGTTACGGAAGTTGTAAGTACAAATTGGCAGGATGATTACGCTAGAAAAGTAGAAGAATACGCTTTTTTAAACATTCCTGAATATTGGATTGTAGACTTTCGGGGTTTAGGTGGTTTGCAATTTATCGGCAATCCAAAACAACCAACGTTTACTGTTTGTCATCTAGTTAACAGTGTATATGAACAGCAAAAATATCGATTAGGAGATACTATTCATTCTTATCTATTACCAAATTTACAACTGAAACTTGACGATATTATGCCTAATTGA
- the pstC gene encoding phosphate ABC transporter permease subunit PstC gives MQNINRDGSSQTWEQSLEKNASEDILEKIIGVILFACALVSVLTTFGIVVIIFKETWGFFQEVSFAQFFLDTKWTPLFADRHFGVWPLINGTLLTTAIAMAVAIPLGLSSAIYLSEYAQPKVAAILRPAVELLAGIPTVVYGYFALLFVTPLLRNVIPLELFNALSAGLMMGVMITPTVGSISLDAIQAVPRSLREGAYALGITKLEAIFRVVLPSALSGIIASIILGVSRAVGETMTVVIAAGQQPRITINFAESVETMTAYMAQISGGDSPRGSLNFQTLYAVGALLFLITLALNIFSYWVANRFKEKYD, from the coding sequence ATGCAGAATATCAATCGAGACGGTTCATCTCAAACATGGGAACAGTCACTAGAAAAAAATGCCTCGGAAGATATCTTAGAAAAGATTATTGGGGTAATTTTATTTGCTTGTGCTTTAGTATCTGTTCTGACTACTTTTGGCATTGTAGTGATTATCTTTAAGGAAACTTGGGGATTTTTCCAAGAAGTTTCCTTTGCCCAATTCTTCCTTGATACTAAATGGACACCACTGTTTGCAGATAGACACTTTGGCGTTTGGCCTTTAATTAATGGTACGTTGTTAACAACAGCGATCGCTATGGCTGTTGCTATTCCTCTTGGTTTATCTTCGGCAATTTATTTGAGTGAATATGCTCAACCCAAAGTAGCAGCAATTTTACGTCCCGCAGTAGAACTTTTAGCCGGGATACCAACTGTAGTCTATGGTTATTTCGCGTTACTGTTCGTCACCCCATTGCTACGAAATGTAATTCCTCTAGAATTATTCAACGCCTTAAGTGCAGGATTAATGATGGGAGTAATGATTACTCCTACTGTTGGTTCTATTAGTTTAGATGCTATTCAAGCCGTTCCCCGTTCTTTACGAGAAGGCGCTTATGCTTTAGGTATTACAAAACTTGAAGCAATTTTTAGAGTTGTGCTTCCATCTGCACTTTCGGGAATTATCGCTTCAATTATTCTGGGTGTTTCTCGCGCCGTGGGTGAGACGATGACTGTTGTTATTGCTGCGGGACAACAACCAAGAATTACTATTAACTTCGCGGAATCTGTAGAAACAATGACAGCCTACATGGCTCAAATTTCCGGCGGAGATAGTCCCCGTGGAAGTCTGAATTTTCAGACTTTATATGCAGTAGGCGCTCTTTTGTTTTTAATTACCCTAGCTTTAAATATTTTTAGTTATTGGGTTGCTAATCGTTTTAAAGAAAAGTACGACTAA
- the recN gene encoding DNA repair protein RecN translates to MLLCLRIENFALIDELELDFGAGLNVLTGETGAGKSIILDAIDAVLGGKVSSRVIRTGTARAMVEGTFTTTPPLAAWLTEQEIDLIDDHSIVISREITAATSNIRSRSRVNGVLVNRQVMVGLRDRLVEITAQGQTVQVGQSAQVRDWLDLYAGDASMQQRQAIATAFSAYQQAHTNLEKRRTSERERLQQLDLLTYQVQELSTANLSDPQELEQLQQERERLNHVVDLQQMSYKVYQALYQNEDDAPSASDLLGDSEVALNNMVEYDSGLQPLLDLIRDAQTALTEVARQINTYGESLEADPQRLEEVEERIQELKQIGRKYGPSLTEAIAYYEKIQAELSALNDSEQSIENLEQQEKACFDKLTQACHKLTQLRKKTAANLESRLIAELKPLAMEKVQFQVEIVPIAPTATGADKITFMFSPNPGEPLQPLTEIASGGEMSRFLLALKSCFTQADAAGTLVFDEIDVGVSGRVAQAIAEKLQQLSNHHQVLCVTHQPLVAAMADRHFRVDKQIITQGKGKKSNNGSTEQRTVVRVTSLDDLTKRREELAQLAGGKSASDAIAFAESLLLQAANHRRSQQS, encoded by the coding sequence ATGTTGCTCTGCCTGCGAATTGAGAATTTTGCCCTAATTGATGAACTAGAACTGGATTTCGGCGCGGGACTGAATGTTTTAACGGGCGAAACCGGTGCGGGGAAATCGATTATTTTAGATGCGATTGATGCTGTGTTGGGTGGTAAAGTCTCTAGTCGGGTAATCCGCACTGGGACAGCAAGGGCAATGGTGGAAGGAACTTTCACTACAACACCCCCGTTAGCGGCTTGGTTAACAGAACAAGAAATAGATTTAATTGATGATCATTCTATAGTGATTAGTCGTGAAATTACAGCGGCTACAAGTAATATCCGTAGCCGATCGCGGGTGAATGGGGTGTTGGTTAATCGCCAAGTTATGGTAGGATTACGCGATCGCTTGGTGGAAATTACAGCCCAAGGTCAAACTGTACAAGTAGGGCAATCCGCCCAAGTGCGTGATTGGTTGGATTTGTACGCGGGTGATGCGTCGATGCAGCAGCGTCAAGCGATCGCCACAGCTTTTAGTGCATATCAGCAAGCGCATACAAATTTAGAAAAACGTCGGACTTCGGAACGAGAACGGCTGCAACAACTAGATTTATTAACTTATCAAGTCCAGGAATTATCTACAGCCAACCTCAGCGATCCCCAAGAATTGGAACAACTCCAACAAGAACGGGAACGCCTGAATCATGTGGTTGATCTACAACAGATGAGTTACAAAGTCTATCAAGCTTTGTATCAAAACGAAGATGATGCGCCCTCGGCATCAGATTTGTTGGGAGACAGTGAAGTCGCCTTAAATAACATGGTGGAATATGATTCTGGGCTGCAACCACTGTTAGATTTAATTAGGGACGCGCAAACAGCATTAACAGAAGTAGCAAGGCAAATTAATACTTATGGGGAAAGTTTAGAAGCTGATCCCCAGCGTTTAGAGGAAGTAGAAGAACGGATACAGGAGTTAAAACAAATTGGCCGCAAGTATGGGCCGAGTTTAACAGAAGCGATCGCCTATTACGAAAAAATTCAAGCCGAATTATCAGCCCTCAATGATAGTGAACAATCTATTGAAAATTTAGAACAGCAAGAAAAAGCTTGTTTTGATAAACTGACTCAAGCTTGTCATAAGTTAACCCAACTGCGTAAGAAAACAGCCGCTAATTTAGAATCGCGGTTAATAGCTGAACTCAAACCTTTAGCAATGGAAAAGGTACAGTTTCAAGTAGAAATTGTCCCAATAGCACCAACGGCAACGGGGGCAGATAAAATTACTTTTATGTTTAGCCCTAACCCTGGCGAACCATTGCAACCATTAACAGAAATTGCCTCTGGTGGGGAAATGAGCCGCTTTTTACTGGCGCTGAAATCTTGCTTTACCCAAGCCGATGCGGCGGGGACGTTGGTATTTGATGAAATTGATGTAGGAGTATCGGGAAGGGTAGCACAGGCGATCGCCGAAAAATTACAACAGTTAAGCAACCATCATCAGGTATTATGTGTTACTCACCAGCCTTTAGTTGCAGCGATGGCTGATAGGCATTTCCGTGTTGATAAGCAAATTATTACCCAAGGTAAAGGTAAAAAGTCTAACAATGGTAGTACAGAACAGCGTACTGTTGTCCGGGTGACTAGCTTAGATGACTTAACTAAGCGCCGGGAAGAACTAGCACAACTAGCTGGAGGGAAATCGGCAAGTGATGCGATCGCTTTTGCGGAATCCTTGTTACTACAAGCTGCTAATCATCGGCGTAGCCAGCAAAGTTAA